The Streptococcus sp. S5 genome contains a region encoding:
- a CDS encoding ABC transporter ATP-binding protein: protein MTSNNNIILSAQDIVVEFDVRDRVLTAIRGVSLELVEGEVLALVGESGSGKSVLTKTFTGMLEDNGRIAQGSIKYRGQELTDLKSNKDWENIRGSKIATIFQDPMTSLDPINTIGSQITEVIIKHQGKTAKEAKEMALDYMEKVGIPDAERRFDEYPFQYSGGMRQRIVIAIALACRPDILICDEPTTALDVTIQAQIIDLLKSLQKEYQFTVIFITHDLGVVASIADKVAVMYAGEIVEFGKVEEIFYDPKHPYTWSLLSSLPQLSTSDGDLYSIPGTPPSLYAPIKGDAFALRSDYAMQIDFEEEAPAFKVTDTHWAKTWLLHPDAPTVHKPEVIENLHEKIGSKMGFTQITE, encoded by the coding sequence ATGACATCAAATAACAATATTATTTTATCTGCTCAAGATATCGTAGTGGAATTTGACGTGCGCGATCGCGTACTGACAGCGATTCGTGGCGTATCGCTTGAGCTAGTAGAAGGTGAAGTTCTTGCCTTGGTTGGTGAGTCAGGTTCAGGGAAATCAGTTTTGACAAAAACATTCACCGGAATGTTAGAAGATAACGGCCGTATTGCCCAAGGTTCGATTAAATACCGTGGTCAAGAATTGACAGATTTGAAATCGAATAAAGATTGGGAAAATATTCGTGGGTCTAAGATCGCTACAATTTTCCAAGACCCAATGACAAGTTTGGACCCAATCAACACAATTGGTTCACAAATTACAGAAGTCATTATCAAACACCAAGGGAAAACAGCTAAAGAAGCTAAAGAAATGGCATTGGACTATATGGAGAAAGTTGGAATTCCAGATGCGGAACGTCGTTTTGATGAGTATCCATTTCAATATTCAGGTGGGATGCGTCAACGGATCGTTATTGCCATCGCCTTAGCCTGCCGTCCAGATATCTTGATCTGTGATGAACCAACAACAGCCCTTGACGTAACCATTCAAGCGCAAATCATTGATTTGTTGAAATCCCTTCAAAAAGAATACCAATTTACAGTTATCTTTATCACCCACGACTTAGGTGTGGTTGCAAGTATTGCAGATAAAGTAGCCGTTATGTATGCTGGAGAAATTGTTGAGTTTGGTAAAGTAGAAGAAATTTTCTACGATCCAAAACATCCATACACATGGAGCTTGCTTTCAAGCTTGCCTCAATTGTCAACCTCAGATGGTGATCTTTACTCTATTCCAGGAACTCCGCCATCATTGTATGCTCCAATTAAAGGAGATGCCTTCGCACTTCGTTCAGACTATGCAATGCAGATTGATTTTGAAGAAGAGGCACCTGCTTTCAAAGTGACCGATACTCACTGGGCTAAGACATGGTTGCTCCATCCAGATGCACCAACAGTTCATAAACCAGAAGTAATCGAAAACCTTCACGAAAAGATTGGCTCAAAAATGGGCTTCACTCAAATTACAGAATAG
- a CDS encoding peptide ABC transporter substrate-binding protein has translation MKKGKVFAVAGVTLLAAGLLAACSSSNTSKASSGEDKNYGYVYTSDPTTLDYTISSKAATHDITTNVVDGLLENDKYGNLVPSLAEDWSVSKDGLTYTYKIRKGVKWYDADGEEHGEVTAKDFVTGLKHAADKKSEELPLVQGSIKGLDDYVQGKTTDFSQVGVKAVDDYTLQYTLNKPETFWNSKTTNGILFPISTEFLKSKGDDFGQPNDVKSILANGPFLLKSITSKSSVVFEKNDNYWDKKNVHLKEVKYTYYDGSDQDSLARGFSDGAYTKARLFPASSNFATVEKKYKDDIFTTPAGSGVAVLGFNLDRQSYKHTAKKSDAEKSSTKKAILNKDFRQAVTFALNRESYSAQVNGKEFAKPAIRNTYVAPAFVQVDGKDFGNVVADKLTTYGDQWKGINLADGQDGLYNKDKAKAQLEKAKAELQKDGVQFPIHIDVPVAQNSTNFVSRMQSLKQTVEDTLGKDNVVLDLQMMDSDEVLNITLNVPSAADADWDLQGMVGWNPDYDDPSTYLDTLQPASEDQTKVYLGFAGGVDNPSAKAVGLDEFAKLLDDANNETQDVVKRYEKYAAAQAWLTDSAIVIPTMSSTGAATVVSKVVPFSEPSSQTGNKGSTYLKYVEVQDEPVTKKQYDEALKKWQKEKAESNKKAQQDLEKHVK, from the coding sequence ATGAAAAAAGGTAAAGTATTCGCAGTTGCCGGAGTAACACTCCTTGCAGCTGGATTGTTAGCTGCATGTTCTAGTTCAAATACTAGCAAAGCAAGCTCAGGCGAAGACAAAAACTATGGTTATGTCTACACTTCAGATCCAACAACTTTGGACTATACAATTTCTTCTAAAGCTGCTACCCATGACATCACTACAAATGTGGTAGACGGTTTGTTAGAAAATGATAAATACGGTAACCTTGTACCTTCACTTGCGGAAGACTGGTCTGTTTCTAAAGATGGTTTGACTTATACCTACAAGATTCGTAAAGGTGTCAAATGGTATGATGCGGATGGTGAAGAACACGGCGAAGTGACTGCCAAAGACTTCGTGACTGGTTTGAAACACGCTGCTGATAAAAAATCAGAAGAACTTCCACTAGTTCAAGGCTCAATCAAAGGCTTGGATGATTATGTGCAAGGAAAAACTACAGACTTCAGCCAAGTTGGTGTCAAAGCGGTTGATGATTACACACTTCAATACACATTGAACAAACCTGAAACTTTCTGGAACTCTAAAACGACTAACGGAATTTTGTTCCCAATAAGCACAGAGTTCTTGAAGAGTAAGGGAGATGATTTTGGTCAACCAAACGATGTGAAGTCAATCCTTGCAAACGGACCTTTCCTTCTTAAATCAATCACTTCAAAATCATCTGTTGTATTTGAAAAGAATGACAACTACTGGGATAAGAAAAACGTTCACCTGAAAGAAGTAAAATATACTTATTACGATGGATCAGACCAAGATTCATTGGCACGTGGATTCTCTGATGGTGCTTATACAAAAGCTCGCCTTTTCCCTGCAAGTTCAAACTTTGCAACTGTAGAGAAAAAATATAAAGACGATATCTTTACTACACCAGCAGGATCAGGTGTAGCAGTTCTTGGCTTTAACCTTGATCGTCAATCTTACAAACACACTGCTAAGAAATCCGATGCTGAAAAATCTTCTACTAAGAAAGCAATTTTGAACAAAGATTTCCGTCAGGCCGTCACTTTTGCCTTGAACCGTGAAAGCTACTCAGCACAAGTCAATGGTAAAGAATTTGCTAAACCAGCTATCCGTAATACATATGTTGCACCTGCATTCGTACAAGTAGATGGAAAAGACTTCGGAAATGTAGTTGCAGATAAGTTGACTACTTATGGAGACCAATGGAAGGGTATCAACCTTGCAGATGGTCAAGATGGTCTTTACAACAAAGATAAAGCGAAAGCACAACTTGAAAAAGCCAAAGCTGAACTTCAAAAAGATGGTGTTCAATTCCCAATTCATATTGATGTACCGGTAGCACAAAATTCTACAAACTTTGTTTCACGGATGCAATCTCTGAAACAAACTGTGGAAGATACTCTTGGTAAAGACAATGTCGTTCTTGATCTTCAAATGATGGACTCAGACGAAGTGTTGAATATTACTTTGAATGTGCCATCAGCTGCAGACGCAGACTGGGATCTTCAAGGAATGGTAGGATGGAACCCAGACTATGATGATCCATCAACTTACCTTGATACTCTTCAACCAGCTTCTGAGGACCAAACAAAAGTTTACCTTGGTTTTGCAGGTGGTGTAGATAACCCATCAGCAAAAGCTGTAGGTTTGGATGAGTTTGCAAAACTTCTTGACGATGCAAACAACGAAACACAAGATGTTGTGAAACGTTATGAAAAATACGCAGCAGCTCAAGCTTGGTTGACAGATAGTGCGATTGTTATTCCAACGATGTCAAGTACAGGTGCTGCAACAGTTGTTTCTAAGGTAGTTCCATTCTCTGAACCATCATCACAAACAGGTAACAAAGGTTCAACATACTTGAAATACGTTGAAGTTCAAGATGAGCCGGTTACTAAGAAACAATACGATGAAGCCCTTAAGAAATGGCAAAAAGAAAAAGCTGAGTCAAACAAAAAAGCTCAACAAGATCTTGAAAAACACGTTAAATAA
- a CDS encoding ATP-binding cassette domain-containing protein, translating to MTEKLVEIKDLEISFGEGSKKFVAVKNANFFINKGETFSLVGESGSGKTTIGRAIIGLNDTSAGEIIYDGRKINGKNSHSEKSELIRKIQMIFQDPAASLNERATVDYIISEGLINHHLFNSEEERQEKVKNIMHEVGLLAEHLTRYPHEFSGGQRQRIGIARALVMEPEFVIADEPISALDVSVRAQVLNLLKKFQRELGLTYLFIAHDLSVVRFISDRIAVIYKGVIVEVAETEELFNHPIHPYTQSLLSAVPIPDPILERKKVLKIYDPEQHDYSEDKPQMVEIKPGHYVWANKAEENKYRQEYK from the coding sequence ATGACTGAAAAATTAGTTGAAATTAAAGATTTAGAAATTTCCTTCGGTGAAGGAAGTAAAAAATTCGTTGCTGTAAAGAACGCCAACTTTTTCATTAATAAGGGAGAAACGTTCTCTCTTGTTGGTGAATCAGGAAGTGGTAAGACAACAATTGGGCGTGCGATCATCGGTTTGAATGATACAAGTGCTGGAGAAATTATTTATGACGGTCGCAAGATCAACGGAAAAAACTCTCATAGTGAAAAATCAGAGTTGATCCGTAAAATTCAAATGATCTTCCAAGACCCAGCAGCAAGTTTGAATGAACGTGCAACAGTTGATTATATTATCTCTGAAGGTTTGATCAACCACCATTTGTTTAACAGCGAAGAAGAACGTCAGGAAAAAGTAAAAAATATTATGCATGAAGTTGGGCTTCTAGCAGAACATTTGACACGTTATCCTCACGAATTCTCAGGTGGGCAACGTCAACGGATCGGTATTGCCCGTGCACTTGTCATGGAACCAGAATTTGTCATTGCGGATGAACCAATCTCAGCTCTTGACGTTTCAGTACGTGCACAGGTCTTGAACCTTTTGAAAAAATTCCAAAGAGAATTAGGCTTGACCTACCTCTTTATCGCCCATGACTTGTCAGTTGTACGCTTCATTTCCGACCGTATTGCAGTTATCTATAAAGGGGTTATTGTAGAAGTAGCAGAAACTGAAGAGCTATTTAACCACCCAATCCATCCATACACACAATCCCTACTTTCAGCTGTCCCAATTCCAGATCCAATTCTAGAACGTAAAAAAGTTCTAAAAATCTACGATCCAGAACAACATGATTATTCTGAAGATAAACCACAAATGGTTGAAATTAAACCAGGTCATTATGTATGGGCTAACAAAGCTGAAGAAAACAAATACAGACAAGAATATAAATAG
- a CDS encoding serine hydrolase, whose protein sequence is MKKFFLSFLTFILLLCSLPYHVVLADDLDLPAQSAIAVEADTGKILYEKDSEKKRDVGGLSTLLTTYLIFEAIHEKKLSLKDPIKLSEKALALNDIEGAGTLPMEANQYTVEQLLTALLVGNSSTAALALAEKVGGSEKSFVEKMKQKLAEWGIQSPHLINATGLNTQTISGDPGGKEDENQLSAYDIAVIAKHLLQDFPEVTKYTSKPTALFSNTQIENPNLMLEGMPNYRSGVDGLRVSNSTKGGITFAASTTQNGIHMITVVLGVEAVDGDPYARFVATSSLMNYVVRTFVSSIVVKEGDPYGKSKATVMDGKSETVLAVAKKDFYIVEKQGSQAEPKIQFKSDQESFRAPVKSGTNLGKLHYTDPDKIGRGYLEDQEPTVDMVSGRTIEKSFFLKVWWNEFVRYVNEKL, encoded by the coding sequence GTGAAAAAATTCTTTCTTTCTTTTTTAACCTTCATCCTGCTGTTATGCAGTTTACCTTATCATGTCGTTCTAGCAGACGATCTAGATCTTCCTGCTCAAAGTGCTATTGCTGTTGAAGCTGATACAGGTAAAATCTTATATGAAAAGGATTCAGAGAAAAAGCGAGATGTGGGGGGACTATCTACACTCTTGACCACTTATCTGATTTTCGAAGCCATTCATGAAAAAAAACTTTCTCTAAAAGATCCTATCAAACTGTCTGAGAAAGCTCTAGCCTTAAATGATATCGAAGGTGCTGGTACTCTTCCTATGGAAGCGAACCAATATACAGTTGAACAGTTATTGACTGCTCTTTTAGTTGGAAATTCTAGCACTGCTGCCTTGGCCTTAGCTGAGAAAGTGGGTGGCTCTGAGAAAAGCTTCGTTGAAAAAATGAAGCAAAAACTTGCTGAATGGGGCATTCAATCTCCTCATTTAATCAATGCTACCGGATTAAATACTCAAACCATCAGTGGAGATCCTGGAGGGAAAGAAGACGAAAATCAATTGAGTGCTTATGATATTGCTGTTATTGCCAAGCACTTACTCCAGGATTTTCCTGAAGTGACCAAATATACTTCAAAGCCCACTGCTCTTTTTTCAAACACGCAGATTGAAAACCCCAATCTGATGCTAGAAGGCATGCCGAATTACCGTTCGGGAGTCGACGGCCTTCGGGTCAGCAACTCTACCAAAGGTGGCATCACCTTTGCTGCATCGACGACGCAAAATGGCATCCATATGATCACGGTTGTCCTAGGAGTTGAGGCAGTTGACGGTGATCCCTATGCACGCTTTGTGGCTACTTCTTCTCTGATGAACTACGTGGTACGGACCTTTGTTTCTTCCATTGTCGTTAAAGAAGGAGATCCCTACGGAAAAAGTAAGGCAACTGTCATGGATGGGAAATCCGAGACTGTTTTAGCTGTTGCAAAAAAAGACTTCTATATCGTTGAAAAACAAGGTAGTCAAGCAGAACCAAAAATTCAATTCAAGAGTGACCAAGAATCATTCCGAGCACCTGTCAAATCAGGCACAAATCTTGGAAAATTACACTACACTGATCCAGATAAAATCGGACGTGGCTACTTAGAAGATCAAGAGCCAACGGTCGATATGGTATCGGGAAGAACCATTGAGAAAAGCTTTTTCTTAAAGGTTTGGTGGAATGAATTTGTTCGTTATGTCAACGAAAAGCTATAA
- the oppC gene encoding oligopeptide ABC transporter permease OppC, which produces MATIDKNKFQFVKRDDFASEVIDAPAYSYWKSVFRQFLKKRTTIIMLAILIGILLMSFVYPMFSNFDYNDVSKVNDFSARLNPPSAKAFFGTDNNGKSLFDGVWFGARNSIIISFIATVINVVVGVIVGGIWGISKSIDRIMMEVYNVISNIPFMLIVIVLTYSMGSGFWNLILAMSLTGWIGIAYTIRVQIMRYRDLEYNLASRTLGTPTMKIVTKNILPQLVSVIVTQTSQLLPSFISYEAFLSFFGLGLPITVPSLGRLISDYSQNVTTNAYLFWIPLTVLILVSLSFFIVGQNLADASDPRTHR; this is translated from the coding sequence ATGGCTACAATCGATAAAAATAAATTTCAGTTTGTAAAACGCGATGACTTTGCCTCTGAAGTAATCGATGCTCCAGCGTATTCATACTGGAAATCTGTATTTAGACAGTTCTTGAAGAAAAGAACCACGATCATTATGCTTGCTATTTTGATTGGGATTCTCTTGATGAGTTTTGTCTATCCTATGTTTTCAAATTTTGATTACAACGACGTAAGTAAGGTAAATGACTTTTCAGCACGTTTGAATCCACCAAGTGCCAAAGCTTTCTTTGGTACAGATAATAACGGTAAATCCCTCTTTGATGGAGTTTGGTTTGGTGCTCGGAATTCAATTATCATTTCCTTCATCGCAACTGTTATTAACGTGGTAGTCGGAGTTATCGTTGGTGGAATTTGGGGGATCTCAAAATCTATCGACCGTATCATGATGGAAGTTTATAACGTTATTTCAAACATTCCATTTATGTTGATCGTTATCGTCTTGACTTACTCAATGGGATCTGGTTTCTGGAACTTGATTCTTGCCATGTCCTTAACAGGATGGATCGGAATTGCTTATACCATTCGTGTCCAAATCATGCGTTACCGTGATTTGGAGTACAACCTTGCCAGCCGAACATTAGGAACACCAACAATGAAAATTGTTACGAAAAATATTTTACCTCAATTGGTATCTGTTATCGTGACACAAACATCACAGTTGCTTCCAAGCTTTATTTCTTACGAAGCCTTCCTTTCCTTCTTCGGACTTGGTCTTCCAATCACAGTTCCAAGTTTGGGACGGTTGATTTCTGACTATTCTCAAAACGTAACTACAAATGCCTACCTATTCTGGATTCCGCTTACTGTTTTGATTTTAGTATCCTTGTCATTCTTTATCGTCGGACAAAACTTGGCCGATGCCAGCGACCCACGTACACATAGATAG
- a CDS encoding ABC transporter permease, which produces MKKYVFMRILRSLVSIFLVTTLTYMIIYTLTPRNLIFKNDPNYNKVAKTKDSKINYENTVYDRMGYLEYMDSKSLQQKASKEDSSVTVDATTANEKIYKEYINKLGHGWQLKRFPESKSFYAVREIPVFERVISFYANLIQFDHPGWVKDASNPNLKRYIRIENDPSIGWSVVGSGTKHKYLLYFNGQFPYVHQNFVTLNLGNSYPTYSNTPVLQVITQGQGTTKKSEVNFPTGKKTSSIDIYSRTYKSPSKADSQDISRFGKGDAYTATLSNYENPSMIASSSIIGLIGIAIAYLIAIPLGSYMALFKNSWFDSISTATLTFMMSLPTIALVYIVRLAGSFVGLPDSFPVLGAQDWRSYVLPSLILGLLSAPFIAVWIRRYMIDIHSQDFVRFARSKGLSEREISRKHIFKNAMVPLVSGIPGSIIGVISGATLTETVFAFPGMGKMLIDSIKASNNTMVIGLVFIFTSLGIFAAMLGDILMTVLDPRIKLTNTKGGK; this is translated from the coding sequence ATGAAAAAATATGTTTTTATGCGTATTTTGCGTTCGTTAGTGTCGATCTTTCTCGTCACGACATTAACCTACATGATTATCTATACGCTAACACCGAGAAATCTCATCTTTAAAAATGACCCTAACTACAATAAAGTAGCGAAGACAAAGGATTCGAAGATCAACTACGAAAATACAGTCTACGATCGCATGGGTTATTTGGAATACATGGATTCAAAGAGCTTGCAACAAAAAGCAAGTAAAGAAGATTCTTCTGTAACAGTTGATGCGACGACTGCTAATGAAAAGATCTATAAGGAATACATTAACAAATTAGGTCATGGTTGGCAGTTGAAACGTTTCCCGGAAAGTAAGTCTTTCTATGCGGTGCGTGAAATTCCGGTTTTTGAACGTGTCATCAGCTTCTATGCGAATTTGATTCAGTTTGATCATCCAGGTTGGGTGAAAGATGCCTCAAATCCAAACCTCAAACGCTATATCCGTATTGAAAATGATCCATCTATTGGTTGGTCAGTAGTAGGTTCTGGTACGAAACACAAATACCTCTTGTACTTTAATGGTCAATTCCCATATGTACACCAAAACTTTGTAACCTTAAACCTTGGAAATTCATATCCAACTTATTCAAATACCCCTGTTCTTCAAGTTATTACCCAAGGACAAGGAACGACTAAGAAGAGTGAAGTGAACTTCCCAACAGGTAAAAAGACATCTTCAATCGATATCTACTCACGTACCTACAAATCACCAAGTAAGGCAGACTCACAAGACATCAGTCGATTTGGTAAAGGGGACGCTTATACAGCAACGTTGAGCAACTATGAGAATCCATCAATGATTGCATCTTCTTCAATCATTGGTTTAATTGGTATTGCGATTGCTTACTTGATTGCGATCCCATTAGGATCTTACATGGCTCTTTTCAAGAACTCATGGTTTGATAGCATCTCAACAGCAACCTTGACATTTATGATGTCTCTTCCAACTATTGCCCTTGTTTACATTGTGCGTCTAGCAGGTTCATTTGTTGGACTTCCAGACTCATTCCCAGTACTTGGAGCACAGGACTGGCGTTCATATGTATTGCCGTCTCTGATTCTTGGTTTGTTGAGTGCGCCATTTATCGCAGTTTGGATTCGTCGTTACATGATAGATATCCATTCGCAAGATTTCGTCCGTTTTGCTCGTTCAAAAGGATTGTCAGAACGTGAGATCTCAAGAAAACACATCTTCAAAAATGCGATGGTTCCATTGGTATCTGGTATTCCAGGTTCTATCATTGGAGTTATCTCAGGTGCGACGTTGACTGAAACAGTCTTCGCTTTCCCAGGTATGGGTAAAATGTTGATTGACTCTATTAAAGCATCAAACAACACCATGGTCATCGGACTTGTCTTCATCTTCACATCACTTGGTATCTTTGCTGCCATGTTAGGTGATATCTTGATGACAGTGCTTGATCCACGGATTAAATTAACGAATACGAAAGGAGGCAAATAA